The genome window GAAAAACAATTTCGTATGCTTCTTGCCTTCCTTGAAGGAAACGCCCTGAGATTTTAGCCACCTTGCAAACTCGCTCAGCTTCATATTTCGTCTTCAAATCGACACAGCAGAATTGTAAGCAAAAATGTTTATTTTGTCAATCCTTGTCTAAAACCGAAGGTTTTTTAGACAAAAAGACAGCTCCACAAAATCAAAGACTTGCAAGTCTAACAATTTTGCCTGGAACCTCCTCAAACTGCCATTACGCGTCACAGGATTTCTGTGTAAAAATAAATACTTCCGCGCTATTATGACCGGTGTTTGTTCGCACGAACCATCTCTCACGCTAGGTAACTGAGGCAGTTATGATCCCCAAAGGACTCACAAGCAAACACTTTAAGCAGGCGGCTGCCGAAATTAATCGCCTCGGTGTACCCGCTGAACGCAACTCGGTCCACTACGACTTGGTAATAGAGGGGAAACGATACCCGCCAAAATACATCGTGTCGCTCGCAGCAAAATCGGCAACGGGCAAAGAATATCCAGCAGCCGATTTCAATGCTGTGGAGGCGAAGAACTATTTTTTGAACAATGGGTACGAAGTTATTGATCGTAGGGTAGAAGCAGAAGGATCGGTTGTTGATGAAGATGACGAGTCTGCTTTTCCAGAAGGTCGAGAGTCATACAAAATCCATCATCATTTTGAGCGTGATGGGGAAATACCACGCCAAGCTAAAGCTAAGCGGTTAGATGAAGTCGGAAAACTT of Candidatus Methylospira mobilis contains these proteins:
- a CDS encoding HNH endonuclease — its product is MIPKGLTSKHFKQAAAEINRLGVPAERNSVHYDLVIEGKRYPPKYIVSLAAKSATGKEYPAADFNAVEAKNYFLNNGYEVIDRRVEAEGSVVDEDDESAFPEGRESYKIHHHFERDGEIPRQAKAKRLDEVGKLECDVCGMDFHRVYGKLGHGFIEAHHTVPVSELAGIGKKTKVSDLALVCSNCHRMLHRGSSLLTIEELTQLVHDK